DNA from Flavobacterium aestivum:
TTGTAATAGACTAAAACGGAGTAGTCATTTTCGGTTTGATAAAAATTTCCGTCAATAGCGTTTTCCTGATCAACTATGCCTTTATTGTCTGCAACAAGGTATTGGTAATTTACAAATCCTTGTTTGATTAAAATGGCTTTTTCGTAAAGAGCGGTTTTTGGATTATAATCCATTTTATATTCAGGGGTGGTGCTATAATTATTAAACATTCCGGCAACATAAACGTTTTTGTTTAGCATAAAAGAAGGTGCCGAAAGAGTAAAATAAACCCATGAATAATCAGATTCAATTTTTGGGTTTATACTGTTTACAATTTGCTCCTTAAAATTTCCGTTAATGTCTGAAAAGTTGGTATAGGGTAAATTTGCTCGGTCGTTATTGACATACAAATGCGAATTATAAATCCCATTATCGGAATTTACATAGCTGATATAATTATTGGCATATCGGATGTCTTTAGAATCAAAATTCAAGAATTCGTTTCCAGCCCAAAATTGGGTTTCCTTATCGTATTTGTAAACAAAAGTGTTTCCAATAACATATTGGGAAGGAATGTTTTTTATGGCTGTATTGAATTTTCCGTTTTGAAGCAATACCACTTTTAAATTTACTGTTGGATTTTGAAAAAGAAAGTTGTCTCCAATTATTTCAAACTCCAAGTTGTGCTTAGAATAGAGATTGTTTACAGTTCTGGCTTTTTTTATTCTTAAAGGCACTCTTACAATGTCTTCGTATAAGATGAAATGTCTTTTCAAGACCACCTCTTTGTCTGAATTCAAAATGGTAAGAACATAATTGCCACTAAGTAATAATCGGCTGTATTGATTTGGGATAGATAGAGTGTAGTGTGAATAGGACTGAAGCGTGTTAAAAGAGTTTTTGTACTCTTGAATTTTTTGACTGTCAAATCCTTGTAAATAATCGCTTTTAGGAATGTTAGAAGGAACCCAATTGTAATCACAATGGGTGATTTCATAATAGTAGTCGGCTTCATTACCGAATAAGTCGTCAAATTGAAAATCAAACGCATCTCCAAGCTTAAATATTGGGACAGTGTTTTTATTGTTCTGAATAAAAGAAACTGTTTTGATGTTGAATGGTGGAGCTATTTCAGACTCTACTTGTGCAGTAGCAGTTAAACAGAATATAGAAAGGAGTAAAACAGAAATTATTTTCATTTGAGGCTTCTTATTCATGAGCTGTAAATATACAAATTAAGTCTGTTTTTTAAATGTTTGAAATGAATTGTTATTTTTTTGTTTGTGAGTAATTTATGTTAATTTTTTCACAATGAGAGATTTGTATTACTAATTTTTTATGTTATTTTGATTTAAAAAAATAAAAAATTATGACAAAAATAAACAAGTTAGCTTTAGGGCTATTACTATTTCCTTTTGCTGTTTTGGCACAGGAAATTGATTTTTCAAAAGTAATTCCTTTCGATTCCAATGTAAAAACAGGTAAACTTGAAAATGGCTTGACTTATTACATCAAGAAAAATGGAAAACCTGAAAATAAAGTTACACTTCGATTGGTCATTAACGCAGGATCGATATTGGAAGATGATGACCAAAAAGGATTAGCTCACTTTATGGAGCACATGAATTTTAATGGAACCAAACGTTTTCCGAAAAATAAATTAGTTGATTATTTGCAAAGTATAGGTGTTAAGTTTGGACAACATTTAAATGCTTATACGGGTTTTGACGAAACGGTATATTTTCTTCCTATTCCTTCAGACAATCCAGAGAAGTTAGAAAATGGTTTTAATATTATTGAGGATTGGGCATTTAATGCGAATTTAACTCCGGAGGAAATTGACAAAGAAAGAGGGGTAGTCTTGGAAGAATATCGTTTGGGTTTAGGTGCTCAAAAAAGGATGCGAGATCATTATTTACCTAAAGCGTTGTATAAATCCCATTATGCTGAACGATTACCGATTGGTGAAAAAGAAATTATAGAAAAATTCAAATATGATAAATTATTATCGTTTTATAAGGACTGGTACCGCCCAGATTTAATGAGTGTTATCATTGTTGGTGATATTGACGTTGCTGAAATGGAGAGAAAAGTAATCGCTCATTTTTCGAGTTATCAGAATCCAAAAAATGAAAAGCCACGTCTAGTTTATGAGGTTCCTAATCATGCGGAAACTCTTGTGTCTATTGAAAATGATAAAGAAGCAACCTATGCGCAAGTACAATTGATTTATAAAGATTATGGTTTGCCAAAGAAAGTAGTAACTCTTGGAGATTATAAAAAAGAACTTGTTGAAAGGCTTTTTACATCAATGCTTAATAACAGATTGGATGAATTAACCAACTCTCCTACACCGCCTTTTACTTATGGATATACTTTTCACGGCTCTACTTGGGCTAGAAGTAAAAAAGCGTATCAATCTTTTGGTTTGTCACAAGAAGATAAACAGTTGGAAGCTTTGAAGGTATTGATAGAAGAAAATGAAAGAGTCAAAAAATTTGGTTTTACTCTGGGTGAATTAAATAGAGCCAAATCGAAATTTTTATCTCAGATTGAAAGTGCCTATAAAGACAAAGATAAAACCGAATCTGAAAATTTTGTTTGGGAGTATCAATCAAATTTTTTGACAAGTGAGCCTTCCCCAGGAATTGAGTGGCAATTTGCAATGACAAAACAAATGCTACCTCAAATTGAGCTAAAAGACGTTAATAGTTTCGTTAAAGAATTTATTAAGGAAGACAATCGTGTTGTCATTCTTACAGGTCCAGAAAAAGAAGGACTTAAAAAACCAACTGAAGAAGATGTTTTGAAAGTATTAAGGTTTAATTCAGATGAAATTAAACCTTATGAAGATGCTATTGTAGCGACAAGTTTGTTAAGAAAGGAAGTAATTCCAGGAGTTATTGTCAAACGTGAAAGTAATGATAAAATAGGAACAAAGACTTTATTTTTATCTAATGGAGCAAAGGTGACATATAAGAAAACAGACTTCAAAAATGATGAGGTACTTTTTGAAGCAGTAAGTTTTGGGGGAAGTAATTTATATTCTGATGAAGAGATGAAAAAAGTTCAATTTGCCAATGACGCATTGACGGACGCAGGTTTTTCCGGTCTGAAATTGAATGATATCAATAAATTCATGACTGGTAAAATTGCTAGTGTGTATCCTTACATCAGCAATACTACTGAAGGTTTTCATGGAAATGCAACCCCTAAGGATTTGGAATATCTATTTCAAATGACTTATGCCTACTTCACGGATCTAAATTTGGATACTGCAGCATTTGAAGGGTTTAAACAAAAACAATCAAGTTTTTATAAAAATTTGACATCACAACCTAATTTCTATTTTCAGCAAGAATTTCAATATTATCTGAATGTAGAAAACCCAAGGTTTAATGGTTTAATTCCAAATGAGAAAACATGGGGTGAAACTGATTATACGTTGGCTTACAAAAAATATAAAGAACGTTTTGCTAATGCTGGAGATTTTGAATTTTATTTTGTCGGAAATGTAGATAATAAAATAATGGAAGCTTATGCTTGTAAATATATTGCATCTTTACCATCTTCGGAGAAGAAGGAAAAAGCTATAGATTTAGGGTATAGATTGCGTAAAGGTGATTTGAAAAAAGTAGTTAACAAAGGAACGGATCCAAAAAGTTCAGTATCAATTATGTTCTATGGGGATGCGGTTTATTCTCCAAAAGAAGATTTGGTAATGAAAGCTTTAGGCGAAGTTTTGACCATAAAGTTAGTTGAAGAATTACGTGAAAACGAAAGTGGCGTATACGGAATCAGTGCAAGAGGAAGTATGAGTAAAGTACCTAATGGTGCCTTCAGTTTCAGTATTAAATTTCCATGCGGTCCTGAGAATGCTGAAAAACTGACTGCTTCAGCTTTGAGAGAATTAAAAAAAATAATTGATAACGGACCCGA
Protein-coding regions in this window:
- a CDS encoding DUF5103 domain-containing protein; translated protein: MKIISVLLLSIFCLTATAQVESEIAPPFNIKTVSFIQNNKNTVPIFKLGDAFDFQFDDLFGNEADYYYEITHCDYNWVPSNIPKSDYLQGFDSQKIQEYKNSFNTLQSYSHYTLSIPNQYSRLLLSGNYVLTILNSDKEVVLKRHFILYEDIVRVPLRIKKARTVNNLYSKHNLEFEIIGDNFLFQNPTVNLKVVLLQNGKFNTAIKNIPSQYVIGNTFVYKYDKETQFWAGNEFLNFDSKDIRYANNYISYVNSDNGIYNSHLYVNNDRANLPYTNFSDINGNFKEQIVNSINPKIESDYSWVYFTLSAPSFMLNKNVYVAGMFNNYSTTPEYKMDYNPKTALYEKAILIKQGFVNYQYLVADNKGIVDQENAIDGNFYQTENDYSVLVYYKGNGDRYEKVIGYGTANSLHITN
- a CDS encoding M16 family metallopeptidase codes for the protein MTKINKLALGLLLFPFAVLAQEIDFSKVIPFDSNVKTGKLENGLTYYIKKNGKPENKVTLRLVINAGSILEDDDQKGLAHFMEHMNFNGTKRFPKNKLVDYLQSIGVKFGQHLNAYTGFDETVYFLPIPSDNPEKLENGFNIIEDWAFNANLTPEEIDKERGVVLEEYRLGLGAQKRMRDHYLPKALYKSHYAERLPIGEKEIIEKFKYDKLLSFYKDWYRPDLMSVIIVGDIDVAEMERKVIAHFSSYQNPKNEKPRLVYEVPNHAETLVSIENDKEATYAQVQLIYKDYGLPKKVVTLGDYKKELVERLFTSMLNNRLDELTNSPTPPFTYGYTFHGSTWARSKKAYQSFGLSQEDKQLEALKVLIEENERVKKFGFTLGELNRAKSKFLSQIESAYKDKDKTESENFVWEYQSNFLTSEPSPGIEWQFAMTKQMLPQIELKDVNSFVKEFIKEDNRVVILTGPEKEGLKKPTEEDVLKVLRFNSDEIKPYEDAIVATSLLRKEVIPGVIVKRESNDKIGTKTLFLSNGAKVTYKKTDFKNDEVLFEAVSFGGSNLYSDEEMKKVQFANDALTDAGFSGLKLNDINKFMTGKIASVYPYISNTTEGFHGNATPKDLEYLFQMTYAYFTDLNLDTAAFEGFKQKQSSFYKNLTSQPNFYFQQEFQYYLNVENPRFNGLIPNEKTWGETDYTLAYKKYKERFANAGDFEFYFVGNVDNKIMEAYACKYIASLPSSEKKEKAIDLGYRLRKGDLKKVVNKGTDPKSSVSIMFYGDAVYSPKEDLVMKALGEVLTIKLVEELRENESGVYGISARGSMSKVPNGAFSFSIKFPCGPENAEKLTASALRELKKIIDNGPEAKDVVKFKEAELLEYKKNIKENSYWLSNFKESYINGISPEAVLQNEAKINAITAKDIQDVAKKYLAKDKVIGMLMPEKS